A portion of the Blautia hansenii DSM 20583 genome contains these proteins:
- a CDS encoding DUF1284 domain-containing protein has product MEYQYKLRPHHGLCISFFSVKKYSEKYKEHIKKIIAELENASIVCATLQSDIFCEGCHSRLQDGSCSVADKVREYDQKILELCGWKEGMLLPYSEFKQDIHDNILSCRKCETICSDCEWSEICYINGRKNKKLICWINEQDKILSFHQEEGFVQKEFTDRDELRCFLLAVYGIYRIQ; this is encoded by the coding sequence ATGGAATACCAGTACAAACTTCGTCCACATCACGGATTGTGTATCTCCTTTTTCTCAGTGAAAAAGTATAGTGAAAAATATAAAGAACATATAAAGAAAATAATAGCTGAATTAGAAAACGCTTCAATTGTTTGTGCCACCTTGCAGTCAGATATTTTTTGTGAGGGATGTCACAGTAGATTACAAGATGGAAGTTGTAGTGTTGCTGATAAGGTTCGAGAATATGATCAAAAGATTCTTGAATTATGTGGATGGAAAGAAGGAATGCTACTTCCGTATTCTGAATTTAAACAAGATATTCATGATAATATTTTGTCTTGTAGAAAGTGTGAAACAATTTGTAGTGATTGTGAATGGAGCGAAATTTGTTACATAAATGGAAGAAAAAATAAAAAGCTAATATGTTGGATTAATGAACAAGATAAAATATTGTCTTTCCACCAAGAAGAAGGATTTGTGCAAAAGGAATTTACAGACAGAGACGAGCTTCGATGCTTCTTGCTTGCAGTGTATGGAATATATAGGATACAGTAA
- the rhuM gene encoding RhuM family protein, with protein sequence MRFFKIVQNKLHFAAHGHTATEVIYERADAEKSFMGLTSFSGELPALKDISIAKNYLSADELKILNNLVSGYFDLAEINAIEHKPMYMNDYVGVSVVILSIIGVIHIDGRNQISMLWLWLFLAFINSVMQEYFLY encoded by the coding sequence ATACGCTTTTTCAAAATTGTACAGAATAAATTGCATTTTGCAGCACATGGTCACACGGCAACAGAAGTGATATATGAAAGAGCAGATGCAGAGAAATCTTTTATGGGACTAACTTCTTTTTCAGGTGAATTGCCAGCGTTAAAAGATATCAGTATTGCAAAGAATTATCTTTCGGCAGATGAATTGAAGATATTAAATAATCTTGTTTCAGGTTATTTTGATTTAGCTGAAATTAATGCGATTGAGCATAAACCAATGTACATGAATGATTATGTAGGCGTATCTGTTGTGATATTATCTATAATAGGAGTCATACATATTGATGGCAGAAATCAAATATCTATGCTTTGGTTATGGTTATTTTTAGCTTTTATCAATAGCGTTATGCAGGAATACTTCCTGTACTAA
- a CDS encoding aldo/keto reductase, giving the protein MKNIKIANRLEASEIALGCMRITGLKGTDEVRELVDTAMDQGINFFDHADIYGNGESEHIFGEAIKGIPREKMIVQTKCGIRPGLCYDFSKEHILESVDKSLKRLNMDYVDILLLHRPDTLMEPEEVAEAFDILEKEGKVRYFGVSNQNSMQMELLQHYCSQKLIINQLQFSVAHCDIIDSGLNVNVHNDAGCVRDGSILEYCRLKEVTIQAWSPFLYGFFEGVFIGSEKFPELNKMLDELAEKYHVTNSAIAIAWILRHPAGIQAILGSTKKQRIAEICKASEIKLTREEWYALYMAAGKKLP; this is encoded by the coding sequence TTGAAAAATATCAAAATAGCAAATAGATTAGAAGCATCAGAGATTGCATTGGGATGTATGCGGATTACCGGATTGAAAGGGACGGATGAGGTTAGAGAATTAGTTGATACAGCTATGGATCAGGGAATTAATTTTTTTGATCATGCTGACATTTATGGAAATGGTGAGTCAGAACATATTTTTGGAGAGGCCATAAAGGGAATTCCAAGAGAAAAAATGATTGTCCAGACAAAATGTGGAATTCGTCCAGGGCTATGTTATGATTTCTCTAAAGAACATATTTTAGAATCTGTAGATAAAAGCTTAAAACGTTTGAATATGGATTATGTTGATATACTATTATTGCATCGCCCAGATACGTTGATGGAACCGGAAGAAGTTGCAGAGGCTTTTGATATTTTGGAAAAAGAAGGAAAAGTAAGATATTTTGGAGTCAGTAATCAAAATTCTATGCAGATGGAATTGCTTCAGCATTATTGCAGTCAGAAGCTTATTATTAATCAGCTCCAGTTTAGTGTTGCACATTGCGATATCATTGATTCTGGGTTAAATGTGAATGTTCACAATGATGCAGGATGTGTTCGAGATGGAAGTATTCTGGAATATTGCAGATTAAAAGAAGTTACTATCCAGGCATGGTCTCCTTTCTTATATGGATTTTTTGAAGGAGTCTTTATTGGAAGTGAAAAATTCCCAGAGCTAAATAAAATGTTAGATGAATTGGCAGAGAAATATCATGTAACAAACAGTGCTATTGCCATTGCTTGGATATTGAGACATCCGGCAGGTATTCAGGCAATTTTGGGAAGTACAAAGAAGCAGAGAATTGCAGAGATTTGTAAGGCAAGTGAAATAAAATTGACAAGAGAAGAGTGGTACGCACTTTATATGGCAGCAGGGAAAAAATTGCCGTAG
- the ppk1 gene encoding polyphosphate kinase 1 yields the protein MKNEVSSYTNRELSWLQFNERVLNEAGNPEVPLAERLSFISIFQTNLDEFFMVRVGTLLMQMQSSEKIVENKTYMTSKEQVKAILKETKRLENKKGKIYEQLMGELEPKGIRIINFNKLSQEEGAMLEEYFDTHIAPFLSPMIIGKQQPFPFLANKQLYAIVLLSTSKGKKKIGLVPCSNGVFKRLIEIPTRPGNFMLSEELILHFISKLYSKYTVAEKSILRITRNADIDASEIYDEDLDYRDMMEQMIKKRTRLDAVRIELSRNMDDKIKKELSHFTNIGSEYILDVKTPLDLSFVFSLQAYLKEQTELFYEKHTPRRSPALDLKRSIFEQIEEKDVLLSYPYESMKPFIQLLQEAADDDSVVSIKMTLYRVAERSKIIDTLIEAAENGKEVVVTVELRARFDEANNIEMSHRLEEAGCQILYGLGNYKVHSKLCLITRKTEDGFSYITQIGTGNYNEKTARLYTDLSLITAKQSIGAETAMVFTALQKGEIVEEVKELLVAPACLQNRIIDMIDYEIEKVKNKKDGYIGLKFNSLTDKTLIKKLIEASQVGVKIELIIRGICCLKPGIAGITENIRVISIVGRYLEHSRIYIFGQKDDEKIYISSADLMTRNTLRRVEVAVPIYDEDIKHRIRNMFDIMMRDDKKGKEQNSSGIYCERLINTPKIDSQEYFYQEAYKKETNM from the coding sequence ATGAAAAACGAAGTGAGTAGTTATACAAATCGAGAATTATCATGGTTGCAATTTAATGAAAGAGTGTTAAATGAGGCGGGAAACCCAGAAGTACCATTGGCAGAAAGGTTAAGTTTTATATCTATTTTTCAGACCAACTTAGATGAATTTTTTATGGTACGAGTGGGAACTTTACTTATGCAAATGCAGTCGTCTGAAAAAATTGTAGAAAATAAAACTTATATGACGAGTAAAGAACAAGTAAAGGCTATTTTAAAGGAAACAAAAAGATTAGAAAACAAAAAGGGAAAGATATATGAACAATTAATGGGAGAATTAGAGCCAAAAGGGATTCGCATCATTAATTTTAATAAGCTATCTCAGGAAGAAGGGGCAATGCTTGAAGAATATTTCGATACGCATATTGCACCTTTTTTATCACCGATGATTATCGGGAAACAACAGCCATTTCCATTTTTAGCGAATAAGCAATTATATGCCATTGTTCTTTTATCTACATCAAAAGGAAAGAAAAAAATTGGTTTGGTTCCATGTTCAAATGGAGTATTTAAACGCTTAATAGAAATTCCAACAAGACCAGGAAACTTTATGCTTTCAGAGGAGTTAATCCTTCATTTTATTTCAAAATTGTATTCCAAGTATACAGTAGCAGAAAAATCTATTTTACGTATTACCAGAAATGCTGATATAGATGCGTCAGAAATTTACGACGAAGACTTAGATTATCGTGATATGATGGAACAAATGATAAAAAAACGTACGCGGTTAGATGCTGTCAGAATAGAATTAAGCAGGAATATGGATGATAAAATAAAAAAAGAACTTTCTCATTTTACAAATATAGGTTCTGAATATATTTTGGATGTGAAAACACCTTTAGATTTGTCTTTTGTTTTTTCTTTACAGGCATATTTGAAAGAGCAGACAGAACTTTTTTATGAAAAACATACACCAAGACGTAGTCCGGCATTAGATTTAAAAAGGAGTATATTTGAGCAGATTGAAGAAAAAGATGTGTTATTATCATATCCTTATGAAAGTATGAAACCATTTATTCAGTTGTTACAAGAAGCGGCAGATGATGATTCTGTTGTATCTATTAAAATGACTTTATATCGTGTAGCAGAGAGAAGTAAAATTATAGATACGTTAATTGAAGCAGCTGAAAATGGGAAAGAAGTTGTAGTAACCGTGGAGCTTCGAGCTAGGTTTGATGAAGCAAATAACATTGAGATGTCTCATAGATTAGAAGAAGCAGGATGTCAGATTTTGTATGGATTGGGTAATTATAAAGTACATTCAAAGCTGTGTTTGATTACAAGAAAAACAGAAGATGGATTTTCTTATATTACACAGATTGGTACAGGAAATTATAATGAAAAGACAGCGAGATTGTATACAGATTTATCATTGATTACGGCTAAACAATCCATTGGAGCAGAAACAGCAATGGTTTTTACAGCGTTGCAGAAAGGTGAGATTGTAGAGGAAGTAAAAGAATTGTTAGTGGCACCGGCATGTTTGCAAAATCGTATTATTGATATGATAGATTATGAAATTGAAAAAGTGAAAAATAAGAAAGATGGATATATTGGGTTAAAGTTTAATTCATTGACAGACAAAACATTAATCAAAAAATTAATAGAGGCGTCACAGGTTGGGGTGAAAATAGAACTAATTATAAGAGGAATTTGTTGTTTAAAGCCAGGTATAGCAGGTATAACGGAGAATATTCGAGTTATTAGTATTGTTGGAAGATATTTGGAACATTCCAGAATTTACATATTCGGACAAAAAGACGATGAAAAAATATATATTTCATCTGCTGATTTAATGACAAGAAATACATTACGAAGAGTAGAAGTAGCTGTCCCAATATATGATGAAGACATTAAGCATAGAATTAGAAATATGTTTGATATAATGATGAGAGATGATAAAAAAGGAAAAGAGCAGAATTCATCAGGTATTTATTGCGAACGTTTGATTAATACTCCTAAAATTGATTCACAGGAATATTTTTATCAAGAGGCGTATAAAAAAGAAACTAATATGTAG
- a CDS encoding 6-phosphofructokinase, producing the protein MKKIGLLTSGGDCQALNVTMRGVAKSLYTNLEQLEIYGFLNGYEGLIYGRYKLLSKQDFSGILTIGGTMLGTSRQPFKQIRVPDKSGLDKVRAMKENYYRLNLDCLVVLGGNGSQKTANLLSEEGLNVIHLPKTIDNDIYGTDITFGFQSAIDVATNVIDCIHTTAASHNRVFIVEIMGHKVGWLTLYAGIAGGADIILLPEIPYDIDSVMKSITARSKAGKGFTILAVAEGAISKKNASLSKKEYKEKMAKSKFPSVSYELAYEISNRLGSEVRVVVPGHTQRGGTPNAFDRVLSTRIGAAAAEAILEEDYGCMIAMINGEIKRVPLKNVSGKLKTVNPGCELIKEAKMIGISFGE; encoded by the coding sequence ATGAAAAAAATTGGATTATTAACAAGTGGAGGAGATTGTCAAGCATTAAATGTGACAATGCGAGGTGTGGCAAAAAGTCTTTATACAAATTTAGAACAGCTGGAAATTTATGGTTTTTTAAATGGATATGAAGGGTTGATTTATGGGAGATATAAGTTGCTTTCTAAACAAGATTTTTCTGGGATTTTAACGATTGGCGGAACTATGTTGGGAACATCCAGACAACCTTTTAAACAAATAAGAGTTCCTGATAAAAGTGGTTTAGATAAAGTAAGAGCCATGAAAGAAAACTATTATCGATTAAATTTAGATTGCCTTGTTGTGTTAGGTGGAAATGGTTCTCAAAAAACAGCCAATTTATTGAGCGAGGAAGGTTTAAATGTCATACATTTACCGAAAACGATAGATAACGATATTTATGGAACGGATATAACATTCGGATTTCAGAGTGCGATTGATGTAGCGACAAATGTTATTGATTGCATTCACACAACAGCAGCATCACATAACCGTGTGTTTATTGTAGAAATTATGGGACATAAGGTAGGATGGCTTACTTTGTATGCCGGTATTGCAGGGGGTGCGGATATTATTCTTTTACCAGAAATTCCGTATGATATTGATTCTGTAATGAAATCTATTACTGCAAGAAGTAAAGCAGGAAAGGGTTTTACTATTTTAGCAGTGGCAGAAGGGGCAATATCCAAAAAAAATGCATCTCTTTCAAAAAAAGAATATAAAGAGAAAATGGCAAAAAGTAAATTTCCTTCTGTGTCTTATGAATTAGCTTATGAAATATCCAATCGACTGGGGAGTGAAGTACGAGTTGTAGTTCCGGGACACACACAAAGGGGAGGAACGCCAAATGCTTTTGATCGAGTATTAAGTACAAGAATTGGAGCAGCAGCAGCAGAGGCAATTTTAGAAGAAGATTACGGATGTATGATTGCAATGATAAATGGCGAAATCAAGAGAGTACCTTTAAAAAATGTATCGGGTAAATTAAAAACAGTAAATCCCGGATGCGAATTAATAAAGGAAGCAAAAATGATAGGAATAAGTTTTGGTGAATAG
- a CDS encoding GTP pyrophosphokinase family protein encodes MNDEKKSDKSEIVQINSPMTLLMYQSAIDIVVDRLKAINIELTNKSGHHVIRGITSRIKSPESITKKLIRKGKKIDYETAVESLNDIAGVRAVSYFFDDIYQISKAVKKQKDFTLIKEKDYVQKPKKSGYKSIHLIVKVPVVLDSQTTYVKVEIQIRTFAMDYWAELDSQMCYKKSAGDIEMVRQESKRYAEAIAALDNKMLEFRKKIELLEKNKVLCETDKVKK; translated from the coding sequence TTGAATGATGAAAAAAAATCAGATAAATCGGAGATTGTGCAAATAAATTCACCAATGACGTTGTTAATGTATCAATCGGCTATTGATATTGTAGTGGATAGATTAAAAGCAATTAATATAGAGCTTACAAACAAAAGCGGGCATCATGTAATTAGGGGGATTACAAGCCGAATTAAGTCACCGGAGAGTATTACAAAAAAATTAATAAGAAAAGGTAAAAAAATAGACTATGAGACCGCAGTTGAATCATTAAATGATATTGCAGGAGTACGAGCAGTATCTTATTTTTTTGACGATATTTATCAAATATCTAAAGCTGTAAAAAAGCAGAAAGATTTTACATTGATAAAAGAAAAAGATTATGTGCAAAAACCGAAAAAAAGTGGATATAAAAGTATACATTTAATTGTAAAAGTTCCGGTTGTATTGGACAGTCAGACAACGTATGTAAAAGTAGAAATTCAAATTCGTACGTTTGCAATGGATTATTGGGCAGAATTAGATAGTCAAATGTGTTACAAAAAATCTGCCGGTGATATAGAGATGGTTAGACAAGAGAGTAAAAGATACGCAGAGGCAATTGCTGCTTTGGATAATAAAATGCTGGAATTTAGAAAAAAAATTGAATTACTAGAAAAAAATAAAGTTTTGTGTGAAACAGATAAGGTGAAAAAATGA
- a CDS encoding MalY/PatB family protein codes for MSENRFDFDTVIDRRGTNCGKWDTMDKKYGNTDLIHLGVADMDFPSPQPIRDVVHQCAEHGIFGYTDLGDDFYEGFMSWEKRMHHVDIKKEEIVFCPRINISAGICVGAFTEPGEEVILHTPAYGPLYEAISKNNRTVVKCGLKSQNGKYIMDLQQMEAQITEKTKMLLLCSPHNPVGRVWTKEELEAVGEFCIKHELLLFVDEIHGDITAPGVEFVSALSLSEEVRKRLIVASSPTKTFNIPGFILSYLIIPNQEYRAVVKREIDRIGMHNPTIFSAAVAGCAYQQCDDWYKAMLSYIDENDKFTRAYFAEKMPEFYIYPREGTYLLWMDYKELGCEEAELEKWFLEKAKVSVYMGTVFQEEGRGCIRLNIASPRKLLEEAYDRMYVAYCHIKKN; via the coding sequence ATGTCAGAAAACCGATTTGATTTTGACACTGTCATAGACAGACGAGGGACAAATTGTGGAAAATGGGACACCATGGATAAGAAATACGGAAATACAGATCTTATTCATCTAGGTGTGGCTGATATGGATTTTCCTTCTCCGCAGCCTATTCGTGATGTAGTACATCAATGTGCGGAACATGGGATTTTTGGTTATACGGATTTAGGCGATGATTTCTATGAAGGTTTTATGTCCTGGGAAAAAAGAATGCATCATGTGGATATAAAAAAAGAAGAAATAGTATTTTGTCCTCGTATTAATATTTCTGCAGGAATTTGTGTGGGAGCATTTACAGAACCGGGAGAGGAAGTAATACTTCATACTCCTGCTTATGGCCCATTGTATGAAGCAATTTCTAAAAATAACAGAACCGTGGTAAAATGTGGATTAAAATCTCAAAACGGAAAGTATATTATGGATTTACAACAAATGGAAGCGCAGATAACGGAAAAAACAAAAATGCTTTTATTATGCAGTCCTCATAACCCGGTAGGTCGTGTATGGACAAAAGAAGAGCTGGAGGCAGTAGGTGAATTTTGTATAAAACATGAACTGCTGTTATTTGTAGATGAAATTCATGGTGATATTACTGCACCGGGAGTAGAGTTTGTATCTGCCTTGTCTTTGTCGGAAGAAGTGCGAAAAAGATTGATTGTTGCATCATCACCTACAAAAACTTTTAATATTCCGGGATTTATTTTATCTTATCTGATTATTCCAAATCAAGAATACAGAGCTGTGGTAAAAAGGGAAATTGACAGAATCGGTATGCATAATCCCACAATCTTTTCAGCAGCAGTAGCAGGTTGTGCGTATCAACAGTGTGATGACTGGTATAAAGCAATGCTGTCTTATATTGATGAGAATGATAAATTTACCAGAGCGTATTTTGCAGAAAAAATGCCGGAATTTTATATTTATCCAAGAGAAGGGACATATCTTTTATGGATGGATTATAAGGAACTGGGTTGTGAAGAAGCAGAATTGGAAAAATGGTTTTTGGAAAAAGCAAAAGTCAGCGTGTATATGGGAACTGTGTTTCAGGAAGAAGGCAGAGGCTGCATTCGACTGAATATAGCAAGTCCCAGAAAATTATTGGAAGAGGCGTATGACAGAATGTACGTTGCATATTGTCATATAAAGAAAAATTAA
- a CDS encoding RidA family protein, which produces MLKTIYTPKAPAAIGPYSQAVVCGDMLFTSGQIPVNPETGEIAGETISEQAEQVMKNIGAVLEEAGTNFENAVKTTCFLADMGDFQVFNEVYAKYFVNKPARSCVAVKTLPKNVLCEVEVIAKL; this is translated from the coding sequence ATGTTGAAAACAATTTATACACCAAAAGCACCTGCAGCAATCGGACCATATTCACAGGCAGTAGTATGTGGAGATATGCTTTTTACTTCCGGACAAATTCCGGTAAATCCTGAAACAGGAGAAATTGCAGGAGAAACAATTTCTGAACAGGCTGAACAGGTAATGAAGAATATCGGAGCTGTTCTGGAAGAAGCAGGAACAAACTTTGAAAATGCAGTGAAGACAACTTGCTTTTTGGCAGATATGGGAGATTTTCAGGTATTTAATGAAGTGTATGCAAAGTATTTTGTAAATAAACCGGCACGTTCTTGTGTAGCTGTGAAAACACTTCCGAAAAATGTATTATGTGAAGTTGAGGTTATCGCAAAACTGTAA
- a CDS encoding transcriptional regulator, whose translation MSNDKPYIKLTKTEQLILNSYKKMIVSLGEYLGEGYEIILHSLENLQHSVIENVNGHYSGRKNGAPITDLALSMLSQLKEEPSQPAVCYMNHSKKGVPLRSCTIPIAGEKERIIGLICINFYTDVPLSSLLAKFYPEASAGLSSNNTATENFADNTDELIENVLYKIQHQVLNDFSVSPQNKNKEIITQLYQRGIFNIKDAVLKVASLLGISKNTVYLHIRNLKEQEN comes from the coding sequence ATGTCAAACGATAAACCTTATATAAAACTTACAAAAACAGAACAGCTTATTTTAAACTCTTATAAAAAGATGATTGTAAGTCTGGGAGAATATCTGGGAGAAGGATATGAGATTATTCTCCACAGTCTTGAAAATCTTCAGCATTCCGTTATTGAAAACGTCAATGGGCATTATTCCGGCAGAAAAAACGGCGCACCGATTACTGATTTGGCACTTTCCATGCTCAGTCAACTAAAGGAAGAACCGTCTCAGCCTGCTGTTTGCTACATGAACCATTCAAAAAAAGGAGTGCCACTGCGTTCCTGCACCATTCCGATTGCAGGAGAAAAAGAGCGTATTATCGGTCTGATTTGTATCAATTTTTATACCGATGTTCCTCTGTCCTCTCTGCTGGCAAAATTTTATCCGGAAGCATCTGCGGGTCTTTCTTCCAATAATACCGCCACAGAAAATTTTGCAGATAATACAGATGAGCTCATTGAAAATGTTTTATACAAAATTCAACATCAGGTGCTGAATGACTTTTCTGTTTCACCGCAAAATAAAAACAAAGAAATTATTACACAGCTTTATCAAAGAGGAATTTTCAACATCAAAGATGCTGTTTTAAAAGTGGCATCTCTTTTGGGAATTTCCAAAAATACCGTATATCTACACATCCGTAACTTAAAAGAGCAGGAAAATTAG
- a CDS encoding coenzyme F420-0:L-glutamate ligase, which yields MDRMVGTISRGVRAPIIREGDNLPEIVVDCVLKASESANFEIQDKDVIAVTEAVVARAQGNYANVKDIAADVKEKFGDDTVGVIFPILSRNRFSICLKGIAMGCKKIVLMLSYPSDEVGNHLIDLDVMDEKNVNPWSDVLTEEKYRELFGYEKHVFTGVDYVEYYKQLIQEAGAEVEIIFANNPKAILSYTKSVLTCDIHTRQRTKRILKANGAEKVYALDDIMTKSINGSGYNDAYGLLGSNKATEDTVKLFPIKCEEVVTAIHNSMLKKTGKNVEVMVYGDGAFKDPVGKIWELADPVVSPAYTAGLEGTPNEVKLKYLADNDFADLSGNELKDAIKNYITEKDEKAASLKGTMVTQGTTPRRLTDLLGSLADLTSGSGDKGTPIIYIQGYFDNYAK from the coding sequence ATAGACCGCATGGTTGGAACAATATCAAGAGGTGTCCGCGCACCGATTATCCGTGAAGGAGACAACCTTCCTGAAATCGTAGTGGACTGTGTATTAAAAGCATCTGAAAGTGCCAACTTTGAAATTCAAGATAAAGATGTAATTGCCGTTACAGAAGCAGTCGTTGCCAGAGCTCAGGGTAACTATGCAAATGTAAAAGATATTGCTGCTGATGTAAAAGAAAAATTCGGTGATGATACCGTAGGTGTAATTTTCCCTATTTTAAGCCGCAATCGTTTTTCTATCTGCTTAAAAGGTATTGCTATGGGCTGCAAAAAAATTGTGCTCATGTTAAGCTACCCATCTGATGAAGTAGGAAACCACCTCATTGATTTAGATGTTATGGACGAAAAAAATGTAAATCCATGGTCTGATGTTTTAACAGAAGAAAAATACAGAGAACTGTTTGGATATGAAAAACACGTATTTACAGGTGTTGACTATGTAGAATATTACAAACAGCTTATTCAGGAAGCTGGCGCTGAGGTTGAAATCATTTTCGCTAACAACCCAAAAGCTATCCTTTCTTATACAAAAAGTGTTCTTACCTGTGACATTCACACTCGTCAAAGAACAAAACGTATTTTAAAAGCAAACGGCGCTGAGAAAGTATATGCTCTTGATGATATTATGACAAAGAGCATCAATGGCAGCGGTTATAATGATGCTTACGGACTTTTAGGTTCTAATAAAGCAACAGAAGATACTGTAAAACTCTTCCCAATTAAATGCGAAGAAGTTGTTACTGCTATTCATAACTCTATGCTGAAAAAAACAGGAAAAAATGTAGAAGTTATGGTATATGGCGATGGTGCATTTAAAGATCCTGTAGGAAAAATCTGGGAGCTGGCTGATCCTGTCGTATCTCCTGCTTACACTGCAGGTTTGGAAGGTACTCCAAATGAAGTAAAATTAAAATATCTGGCTGATAACGATTTTGCTGATTTATCAGGAAATGAATTAAAAGATGCCATTAAAAATTATATTACAGAAAAAGATGAAAAAGCTGCCAGCTTAAAAGGTACTATGGTAACACAGGGTACTACACCAAGACGTCTTACTGACCTTTTGGGATCTTTAGCTGACCTTACTTCCGGTTCCGGTGATAAGGGAACTCCAATTATCTATATTCAAGGATATTTTGACAACTACGCAAAATAA
- a CDS encoding adenylosuccinate synthase: MVKAVVGANWGDEGKGKITDMLAKEADIVVRFQGGANAGHTIVNNYGKFALHSLPSGVFNENTTSIIGNGVALNIPVLFHEIQSIVEQGVPMPDIKISDRAQIVMSYHIKFDEYEEERLAGKSFGSTKSGIAPFYSDKFAKIGFQVSELFEEEEALMEKAENICQKKNVDLEYLYHKPLLNPADIVKELKEYKEMIAPYVCDVSLLLWNALKEGKEILLEGQLGSLKDPDHGIYPMVTSSSTLAAYGAVGAGIPPYEIKKIITVCKAYSSAVGAGAFVSEIFGEEADELRRRGGDGGEYGATTGRPRRMGWFDCVASKYGCRIQGTTDVAFTVLDVLGYLEEIPVCVAYDIDGEITTEFPTTSLLEKAKPVIEVLPGWNCDIRGIKKYEDLPENCRKYIEFVEEKIGFPITMVSNGPGREDIIYR, from the coding sequence ATGGTAAAAGCCGTAGTAGGAGCAAACTGGGGAGACGAAGGAAAAGGTAAAATTACGGATATGCTGGCAAAAGAGGCAGATATTGTAGTGAGATTTCAGGGTGGAGCAAACGCCGGACATACAATTGTAAACAATTATGGAAAGTTTGCCCTGCATAGTCTGCCATCAGGTGTATTTAATGAGAATACAACAAGTATTATTGGAAATGGTGTGGCATTGAACATACCTGTACTGTTCCATGAAATACAGTCAATTGTAGAACAGGGAGTCCCTATGCCTGATATTAAAATATCAGACAGAGCACAGATTGTAATGTCTTATCATATTAAATTCGATGAATATGAAGAAGAAAGACTGGCAGGAAAATCTTTTGGTTCTACCAAGTCGGGAATTGCACCATTTTATTCTGATAAATTTGCAAAAATCGGCTTTCAGGTCAGTGAGCTTTTTGAAGAGGAAGAAGCTCTTATGGAGAAAGCAGAAAATATCTGTCAGAAAAAAAATGTGGATTTAGAGTATTTATATCACAAACCTCTTTTAAATCCGGCAGATATTGTAAAGGAATTAAAAGAATACAAAGAGATGATTGCACCTTATGTATGTGATGTTTCTCTGCTTTTATGGAATGCTTTAAAAGAAGGAAAAGAAATTTTACTGGAAGGCCAGTTGGGTTCTTTGAAAGATCCAGATCATGGTATTTATCCTATGGTAACGTCTTCCTCCACACTGGCAGCTTATGGCGCAGTAGGTGCAGGAATACCTCCTTATGAAATAAAGAAAATTATTACTGTATGTAAAGCTTATTCCAGTGCAGTAGGTGCAGGTGCTTTTGTATCTGAAATTTTTGGAGAAGAAGCAGATGAATTAAGACGCAGAGGCGGCGATGGCGGTGAATATGGCGCAACCACAGGACGTCCAAGACGTATGGGCTGGTTTGACTGTGTGGCATCAAAATATGGATGCCGTATTCAGGGAACAACAGATGTTGCTTTTACTGTACTTGATGTTCTGGGATATTTAGAGGAAATTCCTGTTTGTGTGGCTTATGATATTGATGGAGAAATCACAACAGAATTCCCTACAACAAGTCTTCTGGAAAAAGCAAAACCGGTAATTGAAGTGTTGCCAGGATGGAACTGTGATATCAGAGGCATTAAGAAATATGAGGATTTACCGGAGAACTGTCGTAAATACATTGAATTTGTAGAGGAAAAAATTGGATTTCCGATTACAATGGTTTCTAATGGACCAGGACGAGAAGATATTATTTATAGATAA